The following are from one region of the Hymenobacter radiodurans genome:
- a CDS encoding M48 family metalloprotease: MLREITDVVGLKPRFELRSTTEVQNAAAVVYNGQRYLLYNPQFVGAVNQAGRTDWAGISILAHEMGHHLNGHTLRAGGSNPTDELEADEFSGFVLRKMGASLAQAQAAMAVIADDQASATHPGRPTRLKAIGEGWQRANGQIVASRNASAPSAAPAVLTQRNPPVTPVQTTSSMVSVIGKITFRDYPDEQYYLTDRLSVVRLGRNSRSAQVVGRLTRSGSRTFPYVLTDGQQRRLYVSANGGVYDTDGEQVGRLSDPS; this comes from the coding sequence GTGCTGCGCGAAATCACGGATGTGGTAGGTTTGAAGCCCCGCTTCGAGCTGCGTTCCACTACCGAAGTGCAAAATGCGGCGGCAGTGGTGTACAACGGCCAGCGCTATTTGCTCTATAACCCGCAGTTTGTGGGGGCTGTGAACCAGGCCGGTCGCACTGACTGGGCAGGTATCAGCATTCTGGCCCACGAGATGGGTCATCACCTCAATGGTCATACCTTGCGCGCCGGCGGCAGCAACCCTACCGACGAGCTGGAGGCCGATGAGTTTTCGGGCTTTGTGCTGCGCAAGATGGGCGCTAGCTTAGCCCAGGCGCAGGCCGCTATGGCCGTCATTGCCGATGATCAAGCATCAGCTACGCACCCTGGCCGTCCTACCCGCCTCAAGGCTATTGGAGAGGGCTGGCAGCGTGCCAACGGACAGATTGTAGCTAGCCGTAATGCTTCTGCGCCCTCTGCTGCGCCGGCGGTGCTTACCCAACGCAATCCGCCGGTTACTCCCGTGCAAACGACTAGCTCCATGGTAAGCGTAATTGGTAAAATTACCTTCCGCGACTACCCCGATGAGCAATACTATTTAACTGACCGTCTTAGTGTAGTGCGCCTGGGGCGCAACAGTCGCTCGGCGCAGGTGGTGGGCCGCCTGACACGCTCCGGCAGCCGCACGTTTCCGTATGTGCTTACCGATGGGCAACAGCGCCGCCTGTATGTCAGCGCCAACGGTGGCGTTTATGATACCGATGGTGAGCAGGTAGGCCGCCTTTCCGACCCTTCCTAA
- the mutM gene encoding DNA-formamidopyrimidine glycosylase translates to MKNAPQGHFLVFTPSKFLTSLPELPEVETYRRFLDDIILHQPITAFEVRDAHVLGADEDTLRQRVVGRQVTATRRIGKNCFLELNDGAVLALHFGMTGDVGAYRDDHDAPRFTRVALHLADGLRVAFIDPRKFGRIRLAESVEAYQQAKKLGPDALDVSAPYLKQALGGKKTILKPLLLDQRITAGLGNWIVDEVLFQAKIHPERVANSLGDKEFKALSAAIQLVLQTAIQHEATYRHFPASFLIHAREWDDSATPGSEQHKFCPRHPKTLIDKSYVGGRATYVCSRCQIL, encoded by the coding sequence TTGAAAAATGCCCCCCAAGGGCATTTTTTGGTTTTTACCCCATCTAAGTTCCTTACCTCATTGCCCGAACTACCCGAAGTAGAAACCTACCGCCGGTTTCTCGACGACATTATTCTTCATCAACCGATTACTGCCTTTGAAGTGCGCGACGCTCATGTGCTGGGCGCGGACGAGGACACGCTCCGCCAGCGCGTGGTCGGCCGGCAGGTAACGGCCACCCGCCGTATTGGCAAAAACTGTTTTCTGGAGCTGAATGATGGCGCCGTGCTGGCCCTGCACTTTGGCATGACCGGCGATGTAGGTGCCTACCGCGACGACCACGACGCGCCCCGCTTCACTCGCGTGGCTCTGCACCTGGCCGACGGCCTGCGCGTGGCCTTCATCGACCCCCGCAAGTTCGGGCGCATTCGTCTGGCCGAGAGCGTAGAAGCGTACCAGCAAGCCAAGAAGCTAGGCCCCGATGCCCTCGACGTAAGCGCCCCCTATCTCAAGCAAGCACTGGGGGGCAAAAAGACCATTCTCAAGCCTCTGCTGCTTGATCAGCGCATCACGGCAGGACTAGGAAACTGGATTGTGGATGAGGTATTGTTTCAGGCCAAGATTCATCCCGAACGAGTCGCCAACTCACTAGGTGATAAGGAATTCAAGGCCCTGAGTGCAGCTATTCAGCTAGTGTTGCAAACTGCCATTCAGCACGAGGCTACGTATCGGCACTTTCCAGCTTCCTTCCTCATCCACGCCCGCGAGTGGGACGACTCCGCCACGCCCGGCTCGGAGCAGCACAAGTTTTGTCCCCGCCATCCTAAAACGCTAATTGATAAAAGCTATGTGGGTGGGCGAGCTACGTATGTGTGTTCGCGCTGCCAGATACTATAA
- a CDS encoding efflux transporter outer membrane subunit has product MKAAVARVDEARAAIRVATSTRQPEVTIDPQAYLTRLSGLRPLPFAAGGETGGATTANGITQTQYYVPLNVSYEVDVWGRLRRGVQAAKAESEASEAELRTVQLSLTADAATYYFGIRGLDAELAVLDSTLLARRQSLALTNARFTAGVDNEIAVRRAETELATVEASFFDAQRQRKGLEAALATITGQSASTFSVMPRRGPLNAPQVPASVPAALLTTRPDLLQAERLLAATDARVDAARLARLPTLLLNGFIGPQAAELRDLPKISDNYTYYLGGGISIPVFNGGRLRANQQIAQARYDAQAAEYRQTALVAFQEVETALADVQQTTAQLAAQQRALTAARQAGRLTLERYRRGLADYFQVVDADRITLNAARQRVQTQANQLRYTVQLVRALGGSWE; this is encoded by the coding sequence GTGAAAGCCGCCGTAGCTCGCGTGGATGAAGCCCGCGCCGCCATTCGCGTCGCTACGTCCACGCGGCAGCCGGAAGTCACCATTGATCCGCAGGCTTATCTCACTCGCCTATCGGGTTTGCGGCCGTTGCCATTTGCTGCGGGGGGCGAAACTGGGGGTGCCACCACAGCCAATGGCATTACCCAAACACAATACTATGTGCCGCTCAATGTGAGCTACGAGGTAGATGTCTGGGGCCGTTTGCGCCGGGGTGTGCAAGCGGCCAAAGCTGAATCGGAAGCCAGCGAAGCCGAGTTGCGCACCGTACAACTCAGCCTGACTGCCGATGCCGCCACGTATTACTTCGGTATTCGTGGCCTCGACGCCGAATTGGCCGTGCTCGACAGCACCTTGCTGGCTCGTCGGCAAAGCTTGGCACTTACCAATGCCCGCTTCACGGCCGGCGTCGATAACGAAATAGCCGTGCGCCGCGCCGAAACCGAATTGGCCACCGTCGAGGCCAGCTTTTTCGATGCCCAACGCCAGCGCAAAGGCCTCGAAGCTGCCTTGGCAACCATCACGGGGCAGTCGGCCAGCACGTTTAGCGTAATGCCGCGGCGCGGGCCGCTAAATGCCCCCCAGGTGCCTGCCTCCGTGCCCGCCGCCCTGCTCACCACTCGTCCCGACTTACTCCAGGCCGAGCGTCTGCTGGCGGCTACTGACGCCCGCGTGGATGCTGCCCGCCTGGCCCGTCTGCCAACGCTTCTACTCAATGGCTTCATCGGTCCCCAAGCCGCCGAGCTTCGCGATTTGCCGAAGATTTCGGATAACTACACCTACTATTTGGGCGGCGGCATATCAATTCCGGTGTTCAACGGCGGCCGCTTGCGGGCCAACCAACAGATTGCGCAGGCGCGCTATGACGCCCAGGCAGCCGAGTACCGCCAAACGGCCCTGGTGGCTTTTCAGGAAGTAGAAACGGCCCTCGCCGATGTGCAGCAAACCACTGCTCAGCTCGCCGCCCAGCAACGCGCCCTCACCGCTGCCCGACAAGCCGGGCGCCTCACCTTGGAACGCTACCGCCGCGGCCTCGCCGATTATTTTCAGGTAGTTGATGCCGATCGGATTACGCTGAATGCGGCGCGTCAGCGCGTTCAAACTCAAGCCAATCAGCTGCGCTATACGGTGCAATTGGTGCGGGCTTTGGGAGGAAGTTGGGAGTAA
- a CDS encoding PhzF family phenazine biosynthesis protein, giving the protein MPVSYPFLLVDAFTQTALSGNPCAVVFDADELSPETMQKVAREFNQSETVFVRRSATADFGLRYFTPAEELPLAGHPTIAAITALIYAGRLPLAGIHTTLQLELQEGPIQIDVLAPGGQKPMHVVMTQRRPVFGAVHEPEVVMPFFGLTPDDLYPGALIQTVSTGTPQLMVLLRNHDALRRATPPEPVSFRKYRASSDFFSPHLFCLGGATKAGHTFARHFGVPPDTIEDPVTGSATGGMAAYLWHYRYLDTLNFVAEQGHWLDRPGTVQVSVRGSHESIEMVQIGGTAVVVAVGTMRI; this is encoded by the coding sequence ATGCCCGTTTCCTACCCCTTTTTGCTTGTCGATGCCTTTACCCAAACAGCGCTGAGCGGCAACCCGTGTGCGGTGGTGTTTGATGCGGATGAACTTTCGCCGGAAACCATGCAGAAGGTTGCCCGCGAGTTCAACCAATCCGAAACCGTATTCGTGCGTCGTTCGGCCACTGCCGATTTTGGTCTGCGCTATTTTACCCCTGCGGAAGAATTGCCGCTGGCCGGCCACCCTACTATTGCGGCTATTACGGCTCTTATTTATGCGGGTCGCCTGCCGCTAGCCGGCATTCACACCACTTTGCAGTTGGAATTGCAGGAAGGCCCCATTCAGATTGATGTATTGGCGCCTGGGGGGCAAAAACCCATGCACGTTGTCATGACTCAGCGCCGCCCGGTCTTCGGTGCGGTGCACGAGCCAGAAGTGGTGATGCCCTTCTTTGGTCTCACCCCCGACGACCTGTATCCCGGCGCCCTCATCCAGACAGTGAGCACCGGCACTCCGCAGCTCATGGTGCTGCTCCGCAACCACGATGCCCTGCGCCGCGCTACTCCTCCCGAGCCAGTGTCTTTCCGTAAGTACCGCGCCTCCAGTGACTTCTTTAGTCCTCATCTTTTCTGTCTGGGCGGCGCTACCAAGGCTGGGCACACCTTCGCCCGCCACTTCGGTGTACCGCCCGATACTATTGAAGACCCCGTTACGGGCTCGGCAACGGGCGGCATGGCCGCTTATCTTTGGCATTATCGCTACCTCGATACCCTCAATTTTGTGGCGGAGCAGGGCCATTGGCTCGACCGCCCTGGCACGGTGCAAGTGAGTGTGCGGGGCTCGCACGAGTCGATTGAGATGGTGCAAATTGGGGGCACCGCCGTAGTGGTCGCCGTAGGCACCATGCGAATTTAG